In a genomic window of Fibrobacter sp.:
- a CDS encoding nitrilase-related carbon-nitrogen hydrolase codes for MLDIFLVQMEVAANDKAKNFAKVEALTRDIRKDADDPVKGLIVLSEMFATGYLPLHPEKAAEDFSSASTGETALFLHRLAQQTGCTVMGSGIAGCPNKLTNHTSVYTADSASEFACYDKRKPFFMEQGKFIGGSDVSLFKIKEWQIAPTVCFDLRFPEIYRDAVKKGANLFTVQAAWPSKRVQHWNTLLKARAIENQAFVAGVNCVSSDRNYTGNSQIINPFGEVVAEACENEECVIFARIGKDSLDDYRKEFPVLENI; via the coding sequence ATGCTAGACATCTTTCTGGTCCAAATGGAAGTCGCCGCAAACGACAAGGCTAAGAACTTCGCGAAAGTCGAGGCGCTCACGCGCGATATCCGGAAAGATGCCGACGACCCGGTAAAGGGCCTGATCGTTCTCTCCGAAATGTTCGCCACGGGCTACTTGCCGCTCCATCCCGAAAAAGCGGCGGAAGATTTTTCGTCTGCAAGTACCGGCGAAACCGCACTGTTTTTGCACAGGCTCGCGCAGCAGACAGGATGCACCGTAATGGGATCCGGTATAGCCGGTTGCCCGAATAAACTAACAAACCACACCAGCGTATACACCGCAGATAGCGCAAGCGAATTCGCCTGTTACGACAAGCGGAAACCCTTCTTTATGGAGCAAGGGAAATTCATCGGCGGAAGTGATGTTAGTTTATTCAAAATAAAGGAATGGCAGATTGCGCCGACCGTATGCTTCGACCTGCGCTTTCCGGAAATCTACAGGGACGCCGTCAAGAAAGGCGCGAATCTTTTCACCGTACAAGCGGCATGGCCGAGCAAACGCGTACAGCACTGGAACACGCTCCTCAAAGCGCGCGCCATAGAGAACCAGGCATTCGTCGCCGGAGTCAACTGCGTTTCTAGCGACAGAAACTACACAGGTAATTCACAAATAATTAACCCGTTCGGTGAAGTCGTCGCGGAGGCATGCGAAAACGAAGAATGCGTCATTTTCGCGCGTATCGGCAAAGATTCCCTGGATGACTACCGCAAAGAATTCCCTGTTCTTGAAAATATCTGA